A window from Nitrospirota bacterium encodes these proteins:
- a CDS encoding glycosyltransferase family 9 protein: MKNLKALKPEIKNILLIRRNNIGDMICAISVFKSIRMEFPNAHITVLADSINAGVVAGASFVNEVLVYKKGRGIYKNKYFNYWRLFRENKRKYDLVIGVKRGFSSTLAAITLISGARIRAGCMPDKWHPLQFCYNLPVNSCEKWRSLHQVDALLEFIKAIGIKNTVKDISIEIPADSMNKARDFLKAYPFTHGDRGVVVFNVSNNKPENTWPLHKFKELGNMLCQKYNAAIIISSAPADRGKAEALTKGIAGNAVYFDSPKIMDFAAIAAKSNLLVCGEGGAMHVGASVKTPTISLWGSKRPRKWMPYGERQFTVIKGEHVDSISAEDMMEVIKENNLL; the protein is encoded by the coding sequence ATGAAAAACCTGAAAGCCCTTAAACCCGAAATCAAAAACATTCTTCTCATACGCCGGAATAATATCGGCGATATGATTTGCGCCATTTCCGTCTTTAAATCCATACGGATGGAATTTCCCAATGCGCATATCACTGTTTTGGCTGACAGCATAAATGCAGGGGTGGTCGCAGGCGCATCTTTTGTAAATGAGGTGCTGGTGTACAAAAAAGGGCGCGGCATTTATAAAAACAAATATTTTAATTATTGGAGGCTTTTCAGAGAAAATAAGAGAAAATACGACCTTGTGATAGGAGTAAAAAGAGGTTTTTCGTCAACGCTTGCGGCAATCACGCTGATTAGCGGGGCAAGGATACGCGCCGGATGTATGCCGGATAAATGGCATCCGCTTCAATTTTGTTATAATCTGCCTGTAAACTCTTGTGAAAAATGGAGATCCCTCCATCAGGTTGATGCGCTCCTTGAATTTATTAAAGCCATTGGAATAAAAAACACAGTAAAAGACATAAGCATTGAAATCCCTGCTGATTCAATGAATAAAGCACGTGATTTTTTAAAAGCTTATCCGTTTACACATGGGGATAGAGGGGTGGTTGTATTTAATGTCAGCAACAATAAGCCGGAAAACACCTGGCCGCTTCACAAGTTTAAGGAACTGGGGAATATGCTTTGTCAAAAATACAATGCAGCAATTATAATTTCCTCTGCGCCTGCTGACAGGGGAAAGGCAGAGGCGCTTACAAAGGGAATAGCGGGTAATGCAGTTTATTTTGATTCACCTAAGATTATGGACTTTGCCGCAATTGCTGCAAAGTCCAACCTTCTTGTGTGCGGAGAAGGCGGGGCAATGCATGTGGGCGCCTCTGTAAAAACTCCAACGATATCCCTGTGGGGAAGCAAAAGACCGCGTAAATGGATGCCTTATGGAGAAAGGCAGTTCACGGTTATAAAAGGGGAGCACGTAGATTCTATATCAGCAGAGGATATGATGGAAGTAATTAAGGAGAATAACTTGCTATGA
- a CDS encoding glycosyltransferase family 4 protein, whose protein sequence is MTNKKLTILHTEASKGWGGQEIRIFQESLKFAERGHKVLIACQEGSKISEKAKEAGFSVYIVRMEYPIAPLGVGRFFKIVKDEKVDIIHTHSSKDSWLAGIAGRISGTPVVRSRHLTTPVGQNCLTVFVYRHLCDIIITSGMHIRNTLITRNKLNPEKIVSIPAGVDTEKFNLNISGDKIRTELQLENSYPVVGTVAILRHWKGHRFLLDAVQRVAAVLPQVKFIIAGDGPQWNNLHEQIRSLGIERHVIMTGFRNDVPEIMSALDIFILPSVASEATSQVIPQALAVGKPVIATDAGGLSEIIEDGVTGLLIPPKDSGAIADAIIRMAKNKEEAEGMASRGRKKILEGYTFKKMIEDTEKVYYQVLKKRSGAN, encoded by the coding sequence ATGACCAACAAAAAACTTACAATACTCCACACTGAGGCCTCAAAGGGCTGGGGCGGGCAGGAGATAAGGATATTTCAGGAATCCCTTAAGTTTGCTGAACGCGGGCACAAGGTTTTAATTGCCTGTCAGGAAGGCAGTAAAATTTCAGAAAAGGCAAAAGAGGCAGGGTTTTCTGTTTATATTGTCCGTATGGAATATCCCATTGCACCGCTGGGAGTCGGCAGATTTTTTAAAATAGTAAAAGATGAGAAGGTTGACATAATTCACACCCATAGTTCCAAAGACAGCTGGCTTGCGGGGATTGCAGGTAGAATATCAGGAACGCCGGTTGTGCGGAGCCGCCACCTGACGACGCCTGTAGGGCAAAACTGTCTGACGGTATTTGTTTATAGGCATCTTTGTGATATTATTATCACAAGCGGCATGCATATAAGGAACACCCTGATAACGAGGAATAAGCTTAATCCTGAAAAAATTGTCAGCATCCCTGCCGGTGTGGATACGGAAAAGTTTAACCTAAATATCAGCGGGGATAAAATCCGAACTGAATTGCAGCTTGAAAACTCTTATCCGGTTGTTGGAACAGTCGCCATATTAAGACACTGGAAAGGGCACCGTTTTTTGCTTGATGCAGTGCAGAGGGTAGCCGCAGTTCTCCCGCAAGTAAAATTTATTATTGCCGGTGACGGTCCGCAGTGGAATAATCTCCATGAGCAAATACGTTCCCTTGGAATAGAGAGGCATGTAATCATGACCGGTTTCAGAAATGATGTCCCTGAAATAATGTCCGCGCTGGATATATTCATCCTTCCGTCAGTTGCCTCTGAGGCTACGTCACAGGTGATTCCGCAGGCGCTTGCGGTAGGTAAGCCTGTCATAGCAACGGATGCCGGAGGGCTTTCTGAAATTATTGAAGACGGTGTGACAGGGTTGTTGATTCCCCCGAAAGATTCCGGAGCAATCGCCGATGCGATTATCCGGATGGCAAAAAACAAGGAAGAGGCTGAGGGCATGGCTTCAAGGGGAAGGAAGAAGATACTTGAAGGATATACATTTAAGAAAATGATTGAAGACACTGAAAAGGTTTATTATCAGGTTCTGAAGAAAAGGAGCGGGGCCAATTGA
- a CDS encoding glycosyltransferase family 4 protein, whose protein sequence is MKIGVFADKGMGKWLVQSFEPLKDLADITLFIPENNKHNPASFDLPKHILTHQHETWLSLKHPRCSFKRWLKDNECLTHVDFYPHSLEEHFSACKYDAILTKADRSLYTLASFKDRFGYKLIYRYPFTLPFTHIFDKRNEFAWRKSFEKIDHFICLSETARKNLEFEGVNLLKIDVVHNSVDLSFFSPCAKNTELLDRLNISINDKVIMFVGKLTSWKSPFTLLYAAKLLIQKGLSVKLILAGQGAQKANLQKTAELLGVSGNTVFLNFIENTELSRYYSLADAFVMPSLTTLTVNEQFPFAVVEAMASGLPVVVTQSGGMPELVGDAGRIYPQGNYMELAGHLFEILTDGNLQRTMAVKSRQRAEEMFDNRKNSLKIFEVFKKVTGLAG, encoded by the coding sequence TTGAAAATAGGCGTATTTGCCGACAAAGGCATGGGGAAATGGCTTGTGCAGTCTTTTGAGCCGCTGAAGGATTTGGCGGACATAACGCTTTTCATCCCTGAGAATAACAAACATAACCCGGCGTCGTTTGACCTTCCCAAACATATCCTCACCCACCAGCATGAGACATGGCTTTCATTAAAGCATCCGCGTTGTTCTTTTAAACGCTGGCTTAAAGATAATGAATGCCTTACACATGTTGATTTTTATCCTCATTCGCTTGAGGAACATTTTTCCGCCTGTAAATATGATGCGATTCTTACAAAGGCAGACCGCTCTCTTTATACGCTGGCATCTTTTAAGGATAGATTTGGATATAAGCTGATTTATCGTTATCCTTTCACACTGCCGTTTACCCACATATTTGATAAAAGGAACGAATTCGCATGGAGAAAATCTTTTGAAAAGATAGACCACTTTATCTGTTTATCTGAAACGGCCCGCAAGAATCTGGAGTTTGAAGGTGTTAACCTGTTAAAGATTGATGTCGTGCATAATTCCGTTGACCTGTCATTTTTTTCCCCGTGCGCAAAAAACACCGAATTGCTGGATAGATTAAATATTTCAATTAATGATAAGGTAATAATGTTTGTGGGCAAACTCACATCATGGAAAAGTCCTTTTACCCTGCTTTATGCCGCAAAACTTTTGATACAGAAAGGACTGTCCGTAAAACTTATCCTTGCAGGGCAGGGCGCGCAAAAGGCAAACCTTCAGAAAACTGCAGAACTTCTTGGTGTGTCGGGGAATACAGTATTTCTAAATTTTATAGAGAATACCGAACTCAGCAGATATTACAGTCTGGCTGATGCTTTTGTAATGCCCAGCTTAACGACATTAACGGTGAATGAGCAATTCCCCTTTGCAGTTGTTGAAGCAATGGCATCAGGGCTTCCTGTTGTTGTGACACAGAGCGGCGGCATGCCTGAACTTGTGGGCGATGCCGGACGGATTTATCCACAAGGCAATTATATGGAGCTTGCCGGTCATCTTTTTGAAATACTTACTGACGGTAATCTGCAAAGAACAATGGCGGTCAAATCAAGACAGAGGGCTGAGGAGATGTTTGACAACCGGAAAAACAGCCTGAAGATTTTTGAGGTCTTTAAAAAAGTTACTGGATTGGCCGGATGA
- a CDS encoding glycosyltransferase family 4 protein encodes MKNILILDTGKEWGGGTNSLLELLRRIDKKNYKFTALFYHNYIKPGEADIKTEIEKLGINFLLLKYRRQSLSAKILKETGRTLLFFSEGLRKLYVFSIEYFFRIEEDAARIARILKEFNIDLLYMNNQPSSNLEGIIAARMAGIKSLLHGRIETELNFFEVKAVNKWLDKMICVSEGVRESFLKQGIEPSKCITVYNGIDAGIIPTVPPDRIRQELGIKGDELLIGSAGSLVKRKRFADLIKAMADIRNQSTTHGESEAKMESLENPPLPPFDKGGMGGFSNKIKCVILGDGPEREQLQKEIEKNKLNDYVMLINFKSDAISYMAAMDLFILPSEREGFPRVILEAMLMGKPVIASRIAGPLELVVDGRTGFLYNTGDTKALSGYITELVSEPSLRKFLGGAGRKRVIENFSIEKYAGEVENIITEVLEQ; translated from the coding sequence ATGAAGAATATTCTTATCCTTGACACAGGCAAAGAATGGGGCGGCGGCACCAACAGCCTGCTTGAGCTCCTGCGCAGAATAGACAAAAAAAATTATAAATTCACAGCTCTGTTTTATCATAATTATATCAAACCGGGAGAAGCTGATATAAAGACCGAGATTGAGAAATTAGGCATAAACTTCCTCTTATTAAAGTATAGAAGGCAGTCTTTATCAGCAAAGATATTGAAAGAAACTGGAAGGACATTATTATTTTTCAGCGAAGGACTGAGAAAGCTGTACGTCTTTTCTATTGAATATTTTTTCAGGATAGAAGAAGATGCAGCGCGGATTGCAAGGATTCTTAAGGAATTCAACATAGACCTCCTTTACATGAACAACCAGCCGTCCAGCAATCTTGAGGGCATTATTGCAGCAAGAATGGCAGGCATTAAGTCACTGCTTCACGGCAGAATTGAGACAGAGCTTAATTTTTTTGAGGTCAAAGCCGTAAATAAATGGCTTGACAAAATGATATGTGTCTCAGAAGGGGTCAGGGAGAGTTTTCTGAAGCAGGGAATTGAGCCTTCAAAGTGCATCACTGTTTATAACGGGATAGATGCCGGGATAATTCCGACAGTACCGCCTGATAGAATAAGACAGGAACTTGGAATAAAAGGGGATGAACTTTTGATTGGCTCGGCAGGCTCACTTGTAAAAAGGAAGCGGTTTGCTGATTTGATAAAGGCAATGGCAGATATTAGGAATCAGTCTACGACTCATGGGGAGTCAGAAGCCAAAATGGAAAGTTTAGAAAATCCCCCCTTACCCCCCTTTGACAAAGGGGGGATGGGGGGATTTTCTAATAAAATTAAGTGTGTCATTTTAGGCGATGGGCCCGAGAGGGAACAGCTACAGAAAGAGATAGAGAAAAACAAGCTGAATGACTATGTTATGCTTATAAATTTTAAGTCTGATGCAATATCTTATATGGCTGCAATGGATTTATTTATTCTGCCCTCTGAAAGGGAAGGATTCCCGCGGGTGATTCTTGAGGCGATGCTTATGGGAAAACCTGTGATTGCATCAAGGATTGCAGGGCCTCTGGAGCTTGTCGTGGATGGCAGGACAGGATTTTTATATAACACCGGCGACACAAAGGCACTCTCAGGCTATATTACAGAACTTGTATCAGAGCCTTCCTTGAGGAAATTTCTGGGTGGTGCCGGCAGAAAAAGAGTAATTGAAAATTTCTCAATTGAAAAATATGCCGGTGAAGTAGAAAACATCATCACTGAGGTATTGGAACAGTGA
- a CDS encoding glycosyltransferase family 9 protein, whose product MVNPVTQGLLKHNPYVNEIITIKAADYMGFRGKLKLSNLICKGNYDIAVCLNPNVPFAVALFWAAVPIRLSVMPDFAGLTFRLASVFFTSLESHVGGRLVMETYMLMLRGIGIESNNLSKEVYKSGGADRKVQQILQEDKNIIKVIPMKTGIQKTDELDSCLRRNDNVCLSCGQTNKPLIGIAVSSGNKLKELGAGKIAEIANGLLDNLDVTVTLIGSYQDKDAAHNIIDCITKKDRIVDATGSLNLSELPALIERLSLFIGVDTGIAYMADALNIPVIHLAGPIDTTEQRPIGGKITIIQHKLPCVPCTYVFKAAYACKRDDRMCVTSVSAVEIVEAVKKLI is encoded by the coding sequence ATGGTAAACCCTGTAACACAGGGGCTTCTAAAACACAACCCTTATGTGAATGAAATCATCACCATTAAGGCGGCTGACTATATGGGGTTCAGGGGGAAATTGAAATTGTCAAACCTGATATGCAAAGGCAATTATGATATTGCAGTTTGTCTTAATCCCAATGTGCCGTTTGCAGTTGCATTATTCTGGGCTGCGGTGCCGATCAGATTGTCTGTAATGCCTGATTTTGCAGGACTAACCTTCAGGCTTGCATCAGTGTTTTTTACTTCTCTTGAAAGTCATGTAGGGGGAAGGCTGGTAATGGAGACATATATGCTGATGCTGAGAGGAATCGGGATTGAAAGCAATAATTTATCAAAAGAGGTTTATAAATCAGGGGGGGCGGATAGAAAGGTACAGCAAATTTTACAAGAGGACAAGAACATTATTAAGGTCATTCCCATGAAAACGGGAATCCAGAAAACAGATGAACTGGATTCCTGCCTCCGCAGGAATGACAATGTATGTTTATCCTGCGGACAAACCAATAAACCCCTTATCGGCATTGCGGTAAGCAGCGGGAACAAACTCAAAGAATTAGGGGCAGGAAAAATCGCTGAGATTGCAAATGGACTCTTAGACAATCTTGATGTTACGGTGACGCTTATAGGCTCTTATCAGGACAAGGATGCGGCGCACAATATAATTGATTGTATTACCAAAAAAGACCGTATCGTTGATGCGACTGGCAGCTTAAATTTATCAGAGCTTCCTGCGCTTATTGAAAGGTTATCGCTTTTTATCGGCGTTGATACCGGGATTGCATACATGGCGGATGCCTTGAATATTCCCGTGATACATCTTGCAGGGCCGATAGACACCACGGAGCAGCGGCCTATTGGGGGAAAAATCACAATTATCCAGCACAAACTGCCATGTGTTCCCTGCACTTATGTTTTTAAAGCTGCATATGCTTGTAAAAGGGACGACAGAATGTGTGTGACGTCAGTGAGTGCTGTGGAAATTGTTGAGGCTGTGAAGAAACTAATATAA
- a CDS encoding O-antigen ligase family protein, with the protein MQKENLNAFESVLEKTLHISLFIYLFLIIFPHTTTLLEIAFWLAFSSWAVLRLKFRKHEPFIPLNQITISIFIFILIALIASLAGMDPIDNLKQFKGGLLIPLSLFLIIVTEYDNCEKIKELLIAPVSAFAIYTMLVVNESFIWGLSYYWDHFLEKYTVWLDGYTGKGITIFPLSLGYFLLIRTNLRFLLLIFIFLEFAIMVGVRDISCFGSIAFVILLGALFARPEIYRFWIRAFILTLLFSGAIVFYMHKDNPVMDEYKAKLYQITNLSDEIKTGGFSNRIPMWKAAVDIIKDRPLLGYGWGMKKYPKILAEEKYLNKWKTDKPEVYNLFAPLKGKYFLPPHNFFLEIAVQVGLLGLISGIAFIGIYLFQLIKISIRSNSDMERNFFIILIAGTILGFIIPNLMSDKLGGISVKILFVVLGAGMAKKE; encoded by the coding sequence ATGCAAAAAGAAAACTTAAATGCTTTTGAATCTGTTTTAGAGAAAACTCTGCATATATCGTTATTCATTTATCTTTTCCTTATCATATTCCCCCATACGACCACCCTGCTTGAAATTGCCTTCTGGCTGGCATTTTCTTCTTGGGCAGTATTAAGATTAAAATTTAGAAAACATGAGCCCTTTATACCTTTAAATCAAATTACCATTTCCATTTTCATATTCATTCTTATCGCTCTTATTGCCTCTCTTGCCGGAATGGACCCCATTGATAATCTAAAGCAGTTTAAAGGGGGGCTTTTGATACCGCTGAGCCTGTTTTTAATTATTGTCACAGAATATGATAACTGTGAGAAAATCAAGGAACTTCTGATTGCGCCTGTTTCTGCCTTTGCCATCTATACAATGCTGGTAGTAAATGAGTCATTTATCTGGGGACTCTCATATTACTGGGATCATTTCCTTGAAAAATATACTGTATGGCTTGACGGCTATACAGGGAAGGGCATTACTATCTTTCCGCTTTCATTAGGCTATTTTTTACTTATCCGCACCAATCTGCGCTTTTTATTGCTGATTTTTATTTTTTTAGAATTTGCAATTATGGTGGGCGTTAGAGATATTTCCTGCTTTGGAAGCATTGCTTTTGTGATATTGTTAGGAGCTTTATTTGCCAGACCTGAAATCTATAGATTTTGGATTAGGGCGTTTATTCTTACGCTGTTATTTAGTGGCGCAATAGTTTTTTATATGCATAAAGACAACCCGGTTATGGATGAATATAAAGCCAAACTATATCAGATTACAAATCTCTCCGATGAGATAAAGACAGGCGGTTTCTCCAATAGAATCCCTATGTGGAAAGCGGCTGTAGACATTATAAAAGACCGGCCGCTGTTAGGCTATGGCTGGGGCATGAAAAAATATCCTAAAATACTCGCAGAAGAAAAATATTTAAATAAATGGAAGACCGATAAACCGGAAGTATACAACCTTTTTGCCCCTCTTAAAGGCAAATACTTTCTTCCGCCTCATAACTTTTTTCTGGAAATAGCCGTACAAGTCGGACTATTGGGACTTATATCAGGCATTGCTTTTATTGGAATTTATTTGTTTCAGTTGATCAAAATCTCTATAAGATCTAATTCTGATATGGAGCGCAATTTTTTCATAATCCTTATTGCAGGAACAATTCTTGGCTTTATAATACCAAATCTGATGAGTGATAAATTAGGCGGTATCAGCGTAAAGATTTTATTTGTCGTTCTGGGCGCCGGCATGGCTAAAAAAGAGTAA
- the rsmA gene encoding ribosomal RNA small subunit methyltransferase A, giving the protein MKRPIGQHFLFDPRILKKIVDCAGITPADTVVEIGPGKGIMTRILAERAKKVLALELDRKLAAELKGVFAGKSNVEIIEADAMEFPYETINGTFKVVANIPYYATTPILFRLLEFKEKITSMTLLLQKEVARRIIASPGGKDYGVLSITTQLYTKPKLKFSVSHGSFTPPPKVDSAVVHFEVSPTPLYKIKDETLFLKVVRTAFSHRRKTIMNSLRSLVEIEVNLQPSAFSLSQIKEAVHKANIDPKSRPEVLSIKDFARLSDALLFFSHAGAQNDK; this is encoded by the coding sequence ATGAAACGTCCCATTGGACAGCATTTTCTTTTTGACCCGCGGATACTGAAGAAAATCGTTGATTGCGCCGGTATAACACCTGCGGACACGGTCGTTGAAATAGGTCCGGGCAAAGGCATAATGACAAGGATTTTAGCCGAACGCGCAAAAAAGGTCCTCGCATTGGAGCTTGACAGAAAACTTGCCGCAGAACTGAAAGGGGTTTTTGCCGGAAAATCAAACGTAGAAATAATAGAGGCTGATGCAATGGAATTCCCGTATGAAACAATAAACGGCACATTTAAGGTCGTGGCAAACATCCCCTATTATGCCACCACCCCTATTTTATTCAGGCTGCTTGAATTCAAAGAGAAGATTACAAGTATGACATTGCTCCTGCAAAAGGAAGTAGCACGGAGGATTATTGCATCCCCCGGCGGAAAGGATTACGGCGTTCTTTCCATTACAACCCAGCTTTACACAAAACCGAAATTAAAATTTTCAGTATCGCACGGCTCTTTCACCCCTCCGCCAAAAGTAGATTCTGCAGTTGTGCATTTTGAGGTTTCGCCAACACCGCTTTATAAGATAAAAGACGAAACACTTTTCCTTAAAGTTGTAAGGACTGCGTTTTCACACCGCAGAAAAACTATAATGAATAGCCTCAGGTCATTAGTAGAAATTGAAGTCAACCTTCAACCTTCAGCCTTCAGCCTTTCACAGATTAAAGAGGCTGTGCATAAAGCAAATATAGACCCTAAATCAAGGCCTGAGGTTTTAAGCATAAAAGACTTTGCAAGGCTTTCAGATGCATTACTCTTTTTTAGCCATGCCGGCGCCCAGAACGACAAATAA